The region TGTCGAACCAACAGAGGCAGTCCTCCACATATCAGACCTACCTACATTAATGccagaattattttttttttttaaaaaaaaaaaaaaagaacgaaaaaacaaagaaagaagaagaaaagaaaagaaaagaaagaaagaaaaagaaaagagagccTAGGAGGTAGGGGACCCAACTTAGCCTTCTTACCAAAAGATTctaaaagaatgagaaagggagagagagagagaggggtgggggggggggaaacGTTGCGACAATTTCGCCAAAGGCTCCGCCATGGAAGGAAGAGCATCTATCACAAACTCAACGCCTGCATCTTCCCAAGCAAACTGCACTACTCGTGCAATGTCCATGGCAACATAGGCTGCTAGCAAGACCACCAGAGAACCTCCAATCTAGGCAGAGTTCGAAGCAGCGCAAGCCACCTCCGGTCTCTCTAATCCCACTTCCACCATCAAGTCTAAACCCGAGGAAGAGGCCTTCCCAGCCCGAGGGAACCTAACCCACCTTACGGTGGGCCTAATGTGAAACGCATGTTTCAATTGCTAGAGAGGGGGGCCATGTTTTCCTTTATCTGCGGGCCAAGCTTTTGCCTCCGAAGATGGGCTTTTTTTAGTGAAAACCGATTGGGTGTTCTCAAAGCATGGGTCTTCTCAAAGTGCTTTGCTAGACCTAAACCGGCCTGATTCAAATAATTCCTCTTCCACTAACTCAAGAGCCCGAACCACTTCTCCTTTTAACATCTCTAGTTGCCTTCTCCATTTACGAAGGTTCCCACCAAAATCCACTAGGACATCCACTCGCACGATCTCCAACACAAAAGCTGGGAGTGGACGTGCCTGCAAACTTGCCTTGAGCAACCTCATGCTGAACTTGAGGTATGAAGGCAACAAACATACCATGGCCCGATATACGACGGGCATGCTCCACCGTTGCACCCGGCACGAGGGGTACCCCTGCCACTGCCCCGCCCTACCTACCACCTCCACGAAGGTCCTTTTGCCATCACCTTTCATCATCTTCTTGCATGTTGAAGCCAAGGAAGAGCCACCCACAGCAGTTAACTGCAAACCACCAGTGGGAGGCTAAAGAAAGACACTACCTTTCTCATCTCAGCGGTGAAGTTGCTCCATCCCCTCCCTTCTCGACCCTCCGAGATTACGATAAGGCCTCTCCGATCACTGCTCCCAAACACCACCTCAAAAAACCGAGCGGACCTATTAGAGCATCTCTAAGCAATGAACACCTTATTTCCATCCCCcaacgatttgaaaatgtagatcaCCTTTATCCTACGAACCAACTCCTCCACCGAGTTTGACAACCAAACAACAATTAGCTTACCCAACAAAATAGCTCAGGAAACTCTGCAACTCCTTTCAACCAAATGAAGAATTGAACCTTCTGGTACCAAGAACTCAAAGGTTTTAACCCCTACATAAAACCAGCTTGAAAAACCCATCGAAGACAACCAAAACCAAAGTCTCCTCCCACACGAACATCAGAAAGCACACACATACGATAGAAGAAGTCAAGACGCATCAAAACCAGCTTGAAAAACCCATCAAAGACAACCAAAACCAAAGTCTCCTCCCACGCAAACATCAGAAAGCACACACATACAATAGAAGAAGTCAACACGGATGTTATGGTTGCATGAGGGACCAGCCAAGGAAGTGGCACATGGTATGGACGTGTTGAAGGAAGGCCAAGATAGGAGCTTGCAAGGGGCTGATTGGGTGCCAGCTGGAGCTAGGAAGATTCAAGAAGTCTTCTCCAAGGCAAGTGGCTGAATTTGGCAAGGAAGAAGAACGTGAGGAATAAGGAAGTAATCTTCCATTTAAGGGGTGATTTCCCTTGGCTAAATAAggcaataattaattaaatgattttggCTAATAATATGGACGTGTTGTCCAAGTATGGAGAAATATGCTATGTACTCTATATATAAGAATTGTACTCATGAATAAAAGGGATGCCAAGATTATTATTCCTCAACTTAATTGTTGATTGGGAGGCTAGGGTTCCTCGAAAACCCTAATCTATTTTCACCATAGGTAAACTTAGGAAGATTGATCCAGCCACCTTACCCCTTCATCGACCCCAAACACGTTCCCAAACACATTCCCAAACACAAGACCGTAACAACggatgagagagagagtccCCACCGAGTTtgacaaccacacaacaattagcTTACCCCACAAAATAGCTCGGGAAACTCTGCGACTCCTTTTAACCAAAAGAAGAATTGAACCCCCTTCTAGTACCAAGAACTCAAAAGGTTTTAACCTCTACATAAAACCAGCTTGAAAAACCCATCGAAGACAACCAAAACCAAAGTCTCCTCCTACGCCAACATCAAAAAGCACACACATACGATAGAAGAAGTCAACACGCATCAAAAAACCAACTTGAAAAACCcattgaagagagagagagagagagagagagagagagagagagagagagagcttttaaTCCTAGTCCCAGACTGCATTTCTTTCATAAACAAGCACACACAGTTAGAGGCTGGAAAAAAAGTAGATTACTCATgattcaatcaatataaaaatgTTGCAATGTTGTTGCCCTAAACTTTCAGAAAACATATAATAGTGAATGGTGATGATAGCGTAGATGGAATTTTACTTGAGAAAAGTACAagcaagaaagaagaagaaatatacAACTAGTGATGTTAGGAGTTCTAGCGTCCAAGTTGGTTGTAATAGCATTGCTGGAATATTGGGGACCAGGAGAGAACCACATATCCAGCCACTCACAAGAGCACCAAGTCTGTGATGAAGCAAACAAACATGTAACTAAAAGCATATGAAACAGAAAATGGGTTGAAAATTTCTACTTTTGTCAGGATTCGGATGTAAACATACCCGATAATGGAGGCCCTGGCCAAGCTCTTTGTTTTCTCATTGAGGAAATATATGCAAGCTGCCATAGAAACTGCAACCTGCATCAAAAGATCTTTTCTCTTTACTTCATCTATATAGTGCTTAGGGAGAGGGGAGGACGAAAGAAGGCTATAAGAGTGTATAAACATTCAGAAGCATAAATGCTGAACAATACTGGGAAAAGATCACATTTTAAGGTTCAATTCTTACTGCCCACCATGAAAAAGAGTACAAGAACATCTTAAggcaaacaataaaaacaatgGTTGAAGAAAATTGAGTAGAATAATAGAATCACAAGAGAGGGAAGACATTTATTGAGTGCAGGAAGGTTTATCAGAATGCCTTAAGGTCTATCTCAACAAAGCCATGCTACAGAAGGAACCGGCCATAAATTCAAACCATCTTGGCTCATGACATGGAGGTACATTAAATTCCTAAAAGTTCTCTTCATGCTACTGTTCAGTACCAGACAGACCATTCTGTTTTAACCCATTATTGCTTAAGTCATTCCAAAACCTCATAACTTTTAATTAGCCTTTGTCATCAAAGATCGCTAAAATCTAAATCCTTTAAACAATTTATTCTTGTTTGTAGGAAACACTAATTTTAAATAAAGGGCTGTCCTACATCACCCAATTCTTGATTTTCGAAGTAGTTTTTATCCATACTAATTCTTAAAAGATATGGTTCTCTGCCTAAGCATCAGTTCCATTGCAGTTGCTCCAGCAAAGtgacttgtgtttttttttttttaactgcttgaagaaaaaagaaaagaaaagaaaagagctgTTAACTGACACTCCTTTATTTCGGGAAAACATCATCGTAATTATGCGAGTTCAGCATCCATTAACCCCCTTtaatacctttttcttttccaattttcaACAACTTGCAACAACATTTGATTGCAAGGCATCAGACCAGCAGTTACCAGATACTCCACATTTTACAAAGGCAGCAGCTTATTTGGAAAAAATTCTTGATCACAGAGAACAAACAAGTTGAAATTACACTTCAATTCATAGAACTGGATATAATTGGAAGGAAAATGATGCCTCGTTCTTATAAGATTCCTTTCGAAATACATTGAAGACCAAGATAACGAATATATAACAAACCTGAAAAGCAGGTCCACCTTCAGCAGAATTCATGATACTCCAGCCACCCATAAACGCAAAGAGGAACAATCTTCTAAAAATAACATCAGTTGGGGGAAGTTCCACAAAATCGAGCAAGTTCTTAACCCAAGGTGGAGATTCTTCCACTTTCTTCTTCAACttgcttttcaaattaatttttgttttcttcctatGTTGGAAGCTAGCCATCAGTATTTTCTCAAATGCAGCTTCTATTGATTCCTCACTTTTCTCATGGCCAGTATATTGTTGCAATAGAAAATTGCGTGATCCCCAAATTTCTTCCTCAGAGGCATCGTGGCTAACACCAAGGCGTTTATAAGGATCCCACACTCTTAATCGAGGAAATTTTTGGACATTACCtatggaaaaaatataaatattttataaggatatatttgacTAAGGGCTGTGAATTTCAATGTAAAACGATCAATGATTCACACCATCTATTAAACATGCCTGAGTAAGTACAATTTTCAGTGTGATTCTTTTGAGCATACAAAGGTTTAAACTCATTCATTCcaacaagaaatgaaagaaatttaAATGCAGGAACAATCTTGAATAATAAGAGTATCATATACTCTTAATTGATAAGAAAGGAACTCTCAAGTGAATTACACCATATTTTTGGTTATTCAGTAGGTTTCCAGTCAACATAATAAATCATGCATCCCCTACCCAGACCATTCTCCATGATTGGGATACATTTTAACAGACTAGATGAGGCAACAAAACTTTTTGAAAGATAAGATACAAACTTTTTCTTGACACACAAGGGTTGTTGAAGGACACAACTACAATACTGGCTCTGAGTATCTCACCTTAGCTTCCCATTGCAGCCCTTTTCTTAGAGCCTTACCAATTACCATTACTTCCGACACTAAATAGTGGAAGCGAAGCTGATCTACTCAATTCGAGCTTAACATTTCATTCCAAAATGAAATTGATACAAAGAATAATAACCccaaattcaattttttgtgACCAATCAGCGGGGAAGTacacaaaatcacttgtatgatTATAAGGAAAACCCCACATCAAATATCATCCTCCCCtaaaatcacaatcacaaaaCTCTAAACGTATCCACTTACCAGATAATTCCTGAGTCTCAAAGACCAGATCTTTTCTTGGAAGAAATTCCACAGGAAATTATTTTCCATCAGAACAAATAGCGTTTACTACATTcttcttatatttattttcatggaAATACCGAAATTTTTAAATCCCTATCTCATTTTTTACAGATAAACCAATAGAGAATTAAAGTCACGTTaacatcaaacaaaaaataattagaaagcGGGGGGAGGGGAATACCTCCATACGGCGTATCCAGAGCACATTTAAGGCTTCTAAAAGTAACGCCACACATTTTCCGGTTCTTCGCATTTCCACAGAAGAAACTGCAAAACCCACAAAACGAAAGCATAATAACAATATACAATTCAAACTATAGACattgatttaaaataaataaacttaaaagTATTAATTGAATTaccaaaagaggaaaaaaaaaaaaaatgaaattaccGATTCAATTAGGCTTTCCAATGtagagataaaaagaaagagactcaCGGTTTTCCAGGAAATAAGGGAGTGGAGAAAGAAGTAGCGTCGGAGAGCAAGAGGGAAGCCATGTTCGGTGGATCAACTGTGCTGagagaaaccctaatttgaggACGCCATGGATGGCCCGAGAGGTCAAGAGGAAATAGAGATTGGGGGGATTTGCGTTTTTAAGCAGTTGTTTGGAAACCGAAGTGAACCGGCCGGCTCAACTGGTTGGAACACTCGGTACACTTTAACatatgggttaaatatattttagccccaaACTACTACTCTTTCTCAAAATTACCAAtccagaaaagcagccgcttgACATgcattttctgtcatccccaactAGTActtgcaaaattctctcaaaaacAACAATAGAAATAGGGGGGAAAATAACAATagttcctaaattgcaaagcaaacatGAATATGTCAGGTAGAGAATaaagcaatgcaatcaaactttatgctctaggattaggaactaaATTCTAGGCATGTATACCATCGCCAACTAGGtaagtccattccccctcaagtgGTGATTGTCTTCCTCCTTTCTGGCTCATGCCTGCCTTCCTTGTGGTGGTTATTGACAAGACTTCATCTGGTGATCCATTCACCATATCATACTCTACATCCATATAAGCAActccctatagaattgatcatcctcaagCTTCTAcggcttcttcatgaagtgtcttgatttgttagtcttgggtttgccattctaaTTTGCAGGTACAAATTATTGTTGATgctgctgatgctgaggagcctaATGCCATGTGGCCTGATGCCGCGgggcctgatgccatggagcttgatGCTAAGGAGCGGAGCCTGAAGCTGGGCTAGAGGTCTAGTGTcgaatgtagcttgtcttggcacctctttcttgacctttaatATCTGAGCTTTGAGAATGGAGCACTGAGGTCGAATGTGCCCACTTAACCcatagtggtggcatataggaggccgTCTAATTGTGGGGAGCTTCTTAGTAGCTTCTGCAATAGCCGAAATATCTCCACCAATAACTTCCTTTTGTTTATCCCTCACGATGGTTGGAGGCTCGGGGACCGTGGGCTTGACAAAAATAGTCATAGAAGTATAGGGGATATCAAAGTAaaaagctacatacccgagtccggtcttgtctgttgggcccttatggattgacagcatattggttagcttctcatcggtgaccctaTCCAACTAtaactgtgtctccagtagcttctcctaTAGATCTTGTATCTTAAGtagtgaaaattaaatattgacttctaacaaccaagtgtgtgtttgtgtgcaacaaaatatcttaaatgcggaatataaagaagacaagatatttgttaacgaagtggaaactctgtgaagagaaaaatcactccagggcagccaaacctaggaaaacaaagctagttacaagacactcttactcacatacccttatgcagtagtcatacatttaactctaacacgaagcccatcgtgaatgcttctcaaccaagtctcctacttgaaggggttttcaatggattcatttacaTTAGGgtcgatccctaagatagactttacacgaacTGCTGAGCACACAGTGGCAacaacttgagagctagcggatctttgattctccctaaacactctctttaagcactatggaattcgatacagaattcatacaatttacaagcctagggccctctatttataggcttacagaaaacctaaatctgctgaaaTTCAGACTTTGGTtgtcgagcgtccgaacggaagatAGCCACATacggacggtcttctgtgaccgcctttcagaaacagcgcaattctttcCTTATCAAGtccacgtccggatggcttggccgagcgtccggacggtcttcgctataactcattTTTTGCGTTCGAACGAAACACTGGAATATTATTAAATGCTGAAcagcgtccggacatgttgccacatcgtccggacgacttgcagagactttcctaacagtgtcgacgtttgaaatccaactcagtgtaaaataatgattgacctagcatccggacggtgttgctctgtcgtccggacgacttcaACGTAATCTGATAGACACTGCAGgacgtccagacgccttcaaaggctcgtccggacggttgcacaagaactggttgatttggcttggaatttgtaatGAATCTtaatggacatcttctagaagcttatgaccatacacatggcatgaaatgataCACTGttcatattacttgaagattctgaatagaaccgataatcctgttaaaaagcaaccgttacataaagtgtttttgtcaaccagaatgttgccagtataaaatactaacaagtaGCAACGAACTCTTCTTAGTCTGTAAACTGTTTAGTTTGTGGATGTGCTGCTTACGAGTCTCCCTCGACTTctcaaactctacatagaggattttataggcctctttgagttcttccatgtcttcatcactgtgctcagagaagtaagaatcctcctcgtcttcatgtggagctacaaaggctagaaattgctattgagcaggagtttcttcttcttcaaactcattactgagagtcgcattgtaggccttcccttttccctacttgagattcccacagttggctcggatatgcccaaagccaaagcattcaaaacatcttaggCCTCTTGTGTCTTTAttctcagcttcttcaggttcagactctctggggaccttcttcagtctttttgAGAATTTCcccttgaatttatcattcttcattaatcttctgaaatttttggccaacatTGCCAcagcatcttcttcattattagagtcttcttcagatgagactctggcaTTTTccttggatgccttgagggcaataatCTTGATCTTCTTGACTGGAGGTAGGGaaagctcataggtttgaaaagatcccaccaactattcaatcttcatctctttcaaatatttgtttttttcaataatagtcaccttgattctgaaacgctcaggcaaagatcttataaTTTTTCGGATGGGCTTTACATCCTAGacggacttcccaagactcaccgtcgagtttcttaggtcactcatcttagagtaaaactcttcaaaagtctcatcttcaagcatcttaatctctttaaatctagaaatcaacatttgaaatttggcaaatttaacaagttttgtgccttcatatgttgtttttaagatttgccacgcttctagagcagttccacagtttgaaatttttgtaaatttggaCGGTGAAAGAGCTTAACATAGAGCATAGAGGATTTTATCATTGGCAAGTCATGCGTTTTTTTTCAGTAACAAGATCAATATTTGTATCATCTGGCtgagtccaaccagtttcaacagtttttcaacaatcaatggattttaaaaagaaaggcatacgagctttctaatagccatagtttgtgcgatcaaaggcaggaacagtcataagattttgagacatggcaagataaaatagaagtcaaacgGATaagcacttaataaataaatctaaacagagtgtactaagctctaataccaattgaaaaataaagatgacttctaatttaaccgtttGCGTgcgcaacgtgtaacaaaataatataaatgcggaatttaaataacataattattttgttaacgaagtggaaactcagttaatggaaaaaccactccggggcagccaaacctaagaaatccactattagaagacaaaactagtacatagacattaacactcatatacctaatgcagcgatcgtatctaacACTTTGACACGTAACTTAACGTGAACGCCTACCAACCAAATCTCCTAgatgaaggggtcttctatggatccATTTACCATAGGATCCATATACTTTAATTGACGAGCACAACAATAGCACAACTGCAACGATTTGAGAGCAAACGAATCAGTataacaactcctaaaatatactctctaagctctaaagaattcaataccaaaatttgtaaataatacatgcctagatgcctctatatataggctacagcagacctaaatcgagtctgttACAGTTTAGGTCGTTCAGACTCAAGTTGAGGCCGTCCGAATGGTTAtctgtgcaactggctttccaaaaagcactgttttttttcctaaataaggCCGCGTCAGAACGGTGTTgtcctagcgtccagacggttgcacttcagctgcacgcaattttcataataaggattggcgtctggacggtgtagacctattgtccggacggttgtaactatcttcctatatctgtgtctgcgaagaaaatcattttacttgtcgaacactgactagcgtctggacagtattgtcacgtcatccggacggatgcacttgaacgctggattcttctagaactttgaagagcgtccggacatgttgttAAGACGTTTGAAAGGATGCAAGCTTGAAtagtagacactgatgggcgtccgaatgcatgactgggccgttcggacggaagcTTAGGATccgaattcttctgacttgaaaacctcacagaatcttctttgaactttgagaagcacatttatgaaatgaagactttgaaataaacaGTATCCCTGaatatgtagcaacattacatacaagtaattttgtcaaacagaatgcagctagtcacaaactaacaaattaaacctgttgtataatcatcattcccataatcacagaaaaaataataatgatttaggttcaataaaggtaaaatgctttctaagacaagagaataATCTCACGAATActgattttgaatttaagaacaattgcattaaaatattaagaacaatattaaattgtagcaattctcataattatacaaccaacatgcataaactaaaactctctaaattaagatacaatcaaaccattgcgCTTGGacagggctacatcaataccctacgaaGGGTTTTAACCGCTCATGATGCTGGTGCGATCGCCTCCTGCCATGCTTAcctctcttcaactcttcaagccttctaaaattattttactgaatttgctctaggtagcagtgtgtctttcttcaatgttaaGAAGCCTTtttatagggattaggagaACCCTATAAGTCCTATaaatcctagaaaaatcggaggtcAGTCTCCTAGTCCTAGGAGGAAACTGAAAATCCAATCCAATGaagaaaatgattccaaattcgtccagatttgcggtcctttattgcgggacaattttggcataataaacatccgaattaggaaaaacataTATCATACATATTTGTTGCTTCTTTTATTAGATTTCCAACGATGCTAATTTTATCGTAATTTGACACTTGAAcataaagttatgattaaaatatagAGATGTGCTTATTCTGgattatttccaaaaataacaaattttgccgacttctcttttattaaattcaaaattgatttggagttggacCTTATCAAAAGTGAGTTTGTTGACTTCAATATTCTTGCAGACTTCGTTATAAtattggaatttgatggattttgagtgattttctttcaaaatctataaaatacaagaaaacacaaaacagtacaaaacattaaactataacaaaactaagagattaacatatgtgaattaaggggcttaaatgtgtaacattcagtaTTTATCAGAAATCCAACCCAAGAAGCAACTAGAATTTCTACACTTTTCACCCAAAACCTATTCATTAATCACATTGATTTCTATTAGGaataattgcactattggtcactggggttggcctaaattacaaatcactcattgtggtacaaaaagtttatggagggTTCTTGTGGtcaactataattacgaatcactccctgaatctgttttccgtccaccaagtcCTATAAATCCATTAGCTTGTTACGCCATATCCAATATAAAATCGATACGTgaccattacaataaaaaaaatataaatatattaaaaatataaataaataaaacttaatttttttttattttttaaaaaggaaaatagcGGCAGCCAccctttaactatttttatttttttaaaaaaaacaaaaataatttttaagttttatttatttatatttttaatatatttatattttttattgtaaggaCACGTATCGATTTCctattgggtatgacgtggcaaactaacagaatctgttaacttggtggacggaaaacagGTTCAGGGCGTGATTCGTAATtttagtttaccacaaggactcTCTATGAACATGTTGTACCATAAGgggtgatttgtaatttaggccaatcctATGAACCGatgatgcaattatccatttttattatgTAACATGACATGCCTCTAATGCACGAATATAAAgtgtatttatagagtacaagagAAATCGTAGTTCTATCCGTGGCCTTTCAGAACATCTAGTCCAAGTAGGGGAAGaaaaacttcttttcttttatggtttttgcCTTGATGTCGGTTCCACTGCACGAATTCTCTCGAGTCCTATTCAAATGCACTTGTGCCATTTTCAGATGTGTTCGAGCCCATTTGCCATGCAAAATGCTGAATTTGCTTTTGAAGCATAAAAGTAAtgtatttgcttgtatttttccttAGACACTTGAAAatgcttaaaacacaaaaatattatattacaaaGAAACTAAGGGctaacatatgcgagttaaggggTTTGGATATGCAACATTTAATACTTATCACACCCAAAACTTATATATTCGTAGtctcttagcaatacaaaatttaaaaaaaaaatgagagaaaatgcAAAACTACACTACTTCCTATTTTGTGGGGAACacaattgcatttagcgtatgccaCAAACCTTTTAAACACATAGGCCTCCCTAGTGGCTCATTCCGCAGATTTCCTGGGCTCGAGCGCTTTTAATGTGCGCTTGATCCACTCCAAACAGTGCTGAATCCTGAACCTGAAAAACTAGAAAAGGCAAtgaaaaatctatatatattgtCCTAAACTACGAATCAAATTAGATTTaatctcaaaaacttaaataCGCAACCGTAACAGTTCTTGGCAACGGCgtcaaaaattgatgtggtcttgagtgtatcaataataaaacTACCACTCGCAATTGAACAAATATTTGTAAGATAGATCTATGAGGAAGTGTCGAACTTTAAGGACGGTTGGTTGTTGTTAAATTActgaaattaactctaatctaatttagaaaataagtttgattttgtgtttgcaattgaaactaaaggaaaatgtaaaaagtaaaagtaagataGTTTGAGAAGATATATGGGATAGATTTCACCACTAACTGCATAGTATTGGTAAATTGCGTTTAAAATGTGAATTTCACTTTATGAATGATTGCGTTTAACATGAGAATTTCACTTATATGAATGATACGACTTGcgtgtgtttgtcaagcacccaataatgttgttaaaaaaattattttattaaaaaataagaataacttATCTTTGGTTT is a window of Alnus glutinosa chromosome 4, dhAlnGlut1.1, whole genome shotgun sequence DNA encoding:
- the LOC133866392 gene encoding protein CHAPERONE-LIKE PROTEIN OF POR1, chloroplastic, which produces MASLLLSDATSFSTPLFPGKPFFCGNAKNRKMCGVTFRSLKCALDTPYGGNVQKFPRLRVWDPYKRLGVSHDASEEEIWGSRNFLLQQYTGHEKSEESIEAAFEKILMASFQHRKKTKINLKSKLKKKVEESPPWVKNLLDFVELPPTDVIFRRLFLFAFMGGWSIMNSAEGGPAFQVAVSMAACIYFLNEKTKSLARASIIGLGALVSGWICGSLLVPNIPAMLLQPTWTLELLTSLVVYFFFFLACTFLK